In Canis aureus isolate CA01 chromosome 6, VMU_Caureus_v.1.0, whole genome shotgun sequence, one genomic interval encodes:
- the COX20 gene encoding cytochrome c oxidase assembly protein COX20, mitochondrial isoform X2 produces the protein MAATPEPGEPTKGKPFKLLGILDVENIPCARDSVLYGSLGSVVAGLGHFLLTSRIRRSCDVGVGGFILVTLGCWFHCRYNYAKLRIQERIARDGIKNKILYESTHLDPERKPTTDKNSS, from the exons ATGGCCGCCACGCCGGAGCCCGGCGAGCCCACCAAGGGGAAG CCCTTTAAGCTCCTAGGAATTTTAGATGTTGAAAACATTCCCTGTGCACGGGATTCGGTATTGTATGGTTCGTTAGGATCGGTTGTGGCTGGCCTTGGACATTTTTTGCTAACTA GTAGGATTAGAAGATCATGTGACGTTGGAGTAGGAGGATTTATCTTGGTGACTTTAGGATGCTG GTTCCACTGTAGGTATAATTATGCAAAGCTCAGAATCCAGGAAAGAATTGCCAGagatggaattaaaaataagattttatacgAAAGTACCCACCTTGATCCTGAAAGAAAACCAACCACTGACAAGAACAGCAGTTGA
- the COX20 gene encoding cytochrome c oxidase assembly protein COX20, mitochondrial isoform X1, which produces MKSLEAELNPPISKKVYNYIYNYKEHLPFKLLGILDVENIPCARDSVLYGSLGSVVAGLGHFLLTSRIRRSCDVGVGGFILVTLGCWFHCRYNYAKLRIQERIARDGIKNKILYESTHLDPERKPTTDKNSS; this is translated from the exons atgaaaagccTAGAAGCAGAATTAAATCCCCCAATCTCTAAGAAAGTCTACAACTACATCTACAACTATAAGGAGCACCTG CCCTTTAAGCTCCTAGGAATTTTAGATGTTGAAAACATTCCCTGTGCACGGGATTCGGTATTGTATGGTTCGTTAGGATCGGTTGTGGCTGGCCTTGGACATTTTTTGCTAACTA GTAGGATTAGAAGATCATGTGACGTTGGAGTAGGAGGATTTATCTTGGTGACTTTAGGATGCTG GTTCCACTGTAGGTATAATTATGCAAAGCTCAGAATCCAGGAAAGAATTGCCAGagatggaattaaaaataagattttatacgAAAGTACCCACCTTGATCCTGAAAGAAAACCAACCACTGACAAGAACAGCAGTTGA
- the COX20 gene encoding cytochrome c oxidase assembly protein COX20, mitochondrial isoform X3, producing the protein MAATPEPGEPTKGKPFKLLGILDVENIPCARDSVLYGSLGSVVAGLGHFLLTRLEDHVTLE; encoded by the exons ATGGCCGCCACGCCGGAGCCCGGCGAGCCCACCAAGGGGAAG CCCTTTAAGCTCCTAGGAATTTTAGATGTTGAAAACATTCCCTGTGCACGGGATTCGGTATTGTATGGTTCGTTAGGATCGGTTGTGGCTGGCCTTGGACATTTTTTGCTAACTA GATTAGAAGATCATGTGACGTTGGAGTAG